One window of the Eschrichtius robustus isolate mEscRob2 chromosome 13, mEscRob2.pri, whole genome shotgun sequence genome contains the following:
- the CCDC59 gene encoding thyroid transcription factor 1-associated protein 26, with the protein MAPVRHAARGQRGSFGTRGEGVSLVGFRNKNMKRRTWRPNHPQAFAGSVREGQGFAFRRKLKIQQNYKKLIWREKKAQTSRESQFTDRYPDHLKHLYLAEEERLRKQLRKADQSLLEQVDQPLSEEQVDQPLAEEQCSTDQALSEEHCSIEQPHAEEQCSVRINSITIPKKNKKKTSNQKAQEEYEQIQAKRAAKRQEFERRKQEREEAQRLYKKKKMEVFKILNKKTKKGQPNLNLQMEYLLKKIQEKN; encoded by the exons ATGGCGCCGGTAAGGCATGCAGCAAGGGGGCAGAGAGGGAGCTTTGGGACGCGTGGCGAAGGAGTTTCACTGGTCGGATTCAGAAATAAGAATATGAAACGGAGGACGTGGCGACCTAATCATCCGCAAGCCTTCGCGGGGAGCGTTCGCGAGG GACAAGGCTTTGCATTtcgaagaaaactaaaaattcagCAAAATTACAAGAAGCTGATATGGAGGGAAAAGAAGGCTCAAACCTCACGGGAATCCCAGTTCACAGATCGGTACCCTGATCATCTGAAACATCTCTATTTAGCTGAAGAGGAAAGACTCAGGAAGCAGCTTAGAAAAGCTGACCAGTCTTTGTTAGAACAAGTTGACCAGCCTCTGTCAGAAGAACAAGTTGATCAGCCTTTGGCAGAAGAGCAGTGTAGCACTGACCAGGCTTTGTCTGAAGAACATTGTAGCATTGAGCAGCCTCATGCAGAAGAACAATGTAGCGTAAGAATAAA TTCCATTACtattccaaagaaaaataaaaagaaaacatcaaatcAAAAAGCACAGGAAGAGTATGAGCAGATACAAGCTAAGCGTGCTGCTAAGAGACAA GAATTTGAGAGgagaaaacaagagagagaaGAAGCTCAAAGGCtctacaaaaagaagaaaatggaagtgttcaaaatattgaacaaaaagactaaaaaggGGCAACCAAACTTGAATTTACAAATGGAGTATCttctaaaaaaaatacaagaaaaaaattag
- the LOC137774891 gene encoding LIM domain-binding protein 2-like: MVDCGQRAMVTQHGKPMFTKVCTEGRLILEFTFDDLMRIKTWHFTIRQYRELVPRSILAMHAQGPQVLDQLSKNITRTGLTDFTVNYLRLCVILEPMQELMSRHKTYNLSPPDCLKTCLFQKWERTVAPPEPTRQPTTKQTKRKNSTSSTSSSGTGNTDNSTGGKKKTPAANLSLSSQDVMVVGEPTLMGGEFGDEDERLITRLENTQYDAAHGMDDEEDFTSSPALGNCSPWNSEPPTTQETKSENPPPQASQ; this comes from the exons ATGGTGGACTGCGGCCAGCGTGCGATGGTCACCCAGCACGGGAAGCCCATGTTTACCAAGGTGTGTACGGAAGGCAGACTGATCTTGGAGTTCACCTTTGATGATCTCATGAGAATAAAAACATGGCACTTTACCATTAGACAATACAGAGAGTTAGTCCCAAGGAGCATTCTTGCCATGCATGCACAAGGTCCTCAGGTCCTGGATCAGCTGTCCAAAAACATCACCAGGACGGGGCTAACAGATTTCACCGTCAACTACCTCAGGTTGTGTGTAATACTGGAGCCAATGCAGGAACTGATGTCCAGACATAAAACTTACAACCTCAGTCCACCAGACTGCCTGAAGACCTGCTTGTTTCAGAAGTGGGAGCGGACGGTGGCGCCGCCAGAACCCACAAGGCAACCGACAACgaaacagacaaaaagaaaaaattccaccAGCAGCACCTCCAGCAGCGGCACTGGGAACACTGACAACAGCACAGGCGGCAAGAAGAAGACGCCAGCTGCCAACCTGAGTCTGTCCAGTCAG GATGTGATGGTGGTAGGAGAGCCAACTCTGATGGGAGGTGAGTTTGGGGACGAGGACGAAAGGCTTATCACTAGATTAGAAAACACGCAGTATGATGCAGCCCACGGCATGGACGACGAGGAAGACTTCACCAGTTCACCCGCCCTGGGGAACTGCAGCCCATGGAACAGTGAACCTCCCACCACTCAAGAGACCAAATCAGAaaaccccccaccccaagctTCCCAGTAA